Proteins encoded by one window of Acidobacteriota bacterium:
- a CDS encoding sigma-70 family RNA polymerase sigma factor → MVEERAEDGRVLSAEEGTPAGGQPAVDLERLFREHHARVFRAAYRVTGSEADAEDVLQTVFLRLARRSGPVDLSPSPASYLYRSAVNAALDIVRSRPHRNLPIEAAGGLADPRDRPDEGHRSAEIRALVRAALAELSPRSAEIFVLRYFEGLTNEAIARMLGISPGSVAVALHRARARLKRSLARRLARPAGEAERDGR, encoded by the coding sequence ATGGTCGAGGAGCGAGCGGAGGACGGCAGGGTGCTCTCGGCGGAAGAGGGAACGCCGGCCGGCGGACAACCGGCCGTCGATCTCGAGCGTCTCTTCCGGGAGCACCACGCGCGGGTCTTCCGGGCGGCCTACAGGGTGACCGGCTCCGAGGCGGACGCGGAGGACGTGCTGCAAACCGTGTTTCTCCGCCTGGCGCGGCGCTCCGGCCCGGTCGATCTGTCGCCCTCCCCCGCGAGCTACCTCTACAGGTCGGCCGTGAATGCCGCTCTCGACATCGTGAGGAGTCGCCCCCACCGGAACCTCCCCATCGAGGCCGCCGGCGGGCTGGCCGACCCGCGAGACCGCCCCGACGAGGGTCACCGCAGTGCGGAGATCCGCGCGCTGGTGCGAGCCGCCCTCGCCGAACTCTCCCCGAGAAGCGCCGAGATCTTCGTGCTCCGCTACTTCGAGGGCCTCACCAACGAGGCGATCGCCCGGATGCTCGGCATCTCGCCCGGGTCGGTGGCGGTGGCGCTCCACCGCGCCCGCGCGCGCCTGAAGCGCTCGCTCGCACGACGGCTGGCTCGGCCTGCCGGCGAAGCGGAGAGGGATGGGCGATGA
- a CDS encoding ABC transporter ATP-binding protein, protein MEGPALVLEGLTVRFGRRTILDRLDGSVPGGPIGLLGPNGAGKTTLIHTLLGFHEPTAGTARVLGLDIRNDRREVKRIVGYMPEREAFIADMTAVSFVRQMAELSGLPPRRALERAHEALYAVGLGEVRYRRLGTLSLGMRQMVKLAQAIVHGPKILFLDEPTNGLDPPHRRRMLELIRSIAGTGEVHVVLSSHLLRDVEQTCRHVLILKDGRLAALLDLEKERAADRRFVELETAGRPRVFAEAIERLGADCALAGGDRIKAVLPGSVGVKDLYRIAAELGLAIRRLSFRRDSLEDIFLGVMEGDRGGL, encoded by the coding sequence ATGGAGGGACCGGCCCTCGTCCTCGAGGGTCTGACGGTGCGATTCGGCCGCCGCACGATCCTCGACCGCCTCGACGGGAGCGTCCCGGGCGGGCCGATCGGCCTTCTGGGTCCGAACGGCGCCGGCAAGACGACGCTGATCCACACCCTGCTCGGCTTCCACGAGCCGACGGCCGGGACGGCACGAGTGCTCGGGCTCGACATCCGGAACGATCGGCGCGAGGTCAAGCGGATCGTCGGCTACATGCCGGAGCGCGAAGCCTTCATCGCGGACATGACCGCCGTCTCCTTCGTGCGGCAAATGGCGGAGCTGAGCGGCCTCCCGCCGCGCCGGGCGCTGGAGCGGGCCCACGAAGCGCTCTACGCCGTTGGCCTCGGCGAGGTCCGCTACCGGAGGCTGGGGACGCTCTCGCTCGGGATGCGCCAGATGGTCAAACTGGCCCAGGCGATCGTTCACGGGCCGAAGATTCTCTTCCTCGACGAGCCGACGAACGGCCTCGACCCACCGCACCGGCGCCGCATGCTCGAGCTGATCCGTTCCATCGCCGGCACGGGGGAGGTGCACGTGGTCCTCTCCTCGCATCTGCTGCGCGATGTCGAGCAAACCTGCCGGCACGTGCTGATCTTGAAGGATGGTCGCCTCGCGGCCCTTCTCGATCTGGAGAAGGAGCGCGCGGCCGACCGCCGTTTCGTCGAGCTGGAGACGGCGGGTCGCCCGCGCGTGTTCGCCGAGGCGATCGAGCGGCTCGGGGCCGACTGCGCGCTCGCCGGAGGGGACCGGATCAAGGCGGTTCTGCCCGGCTCTGTCGGGGTGAAGGATCTGTACCGGATCGCGGCGGAGCTGGGGCTGGCGATCCGCCGGCTCAGCTTCCGGCGCGACTCGCTCGAGGACATCTTCCTGGGTGTGATGGAGGGCGACCGTGGCGGTCTATGA
- a CDS encoding ABC transporter permease, whose translation MAVYDQGYRPYSGPLTPEWTRFLVLPRYAARSVLRSRLFAGFLAALGMFTLFCCLAIYGAHNLPQIPGLELPIDLGAALDENFGALYLRVFLFLESILGGFMIAIVVGPGLLSADLANGALPLYLSRPISRAEYVLGKAAVLAGLLSLVTFLPGLLLFGLEAYYAGWDWMARHGRLALGITAGSLVWIAVLTLFSLAVSALVRWRSLGRAALFGLFVLPGGFGAAIDGLFGTSWGGLLSPTKVITRVWVHLFDPALEPNRLSVPAAWASLAAMLALALLVLRRKLRAYEVVR comes from the coding sequence GTGGCGGTCTATGACCAGGGCTACCGTCCCTACTCCGGCCCGCTCACGCCGGAGTGGACGAGGTTCCTCGTCCTTCCGCGCTACGCGGCGCGGTCGGTCCTCCGCTCGCGCCTCTTCGCCGGATTCCTCGCGGCGCTGGGTATGTTCACGCTCTTCTGCTGCCTGGCGATCTACGGCGCGCACAACCTGCCGCAGATTCCCGGCCTCGAGCTGCCGATCGACCTCGGCGCCGCCCTGGACGAGAACTTCGGTGCGTTGTACCTGCGCGTGTTCCTGTTCCTCGAGTCGATCCTGGGCGGTTTCATGATCGCCATCGTCGTCGGCCCCGGCCTGTTGTCGGCCGATCTCGCCAACGGAGCCCTTCCGCTCTATCTGTCGCGTCCCATCAGCCGGGCGGAATACGTGCTGGGCAAGGCGGCGGTGCTGGCGGGTCTCCTCTCCCTGGTGACCTTCCTCCCCGGCCTGCTCCTCTTCGGCCTGGAGGCCTACTATGCGGGGTGGGATTGGATGGCCCGACACGGACGGCTGGCGCTCGGTATCACGGCGGGTTCGCTGGTGTGGATCGCCGTTCTGACCCTCTTCTCCCTGGCGGTCTCGGCGCTCGTCCGGTGGCGCTCGCTCGGGCGGGCGGCCCTGTTCGGCCTGTTCGTGCTTCCCGGGGGCTTCGGCGCCGCGATCGACGGGTTGTTCGGAACGAGCTGGGGCGGCCTGCTCAGCCCGACCAAGGTCATCACCCGGGTGTGGGTCCACCTGTTCGATCCCGCCCTCGAGCCGAACCGCCTTTCGGTCCCGGCCGCATGGGCCTCCCTGGCGGCCATGCTGGCGCTCGCCCTCCTGGTGCTGCGCCGCAAGCTGCGGGCGTACGAGGTCGTCCGCTGA